A section of the Chryseobacterium ginsenosidimutans genome encodes:
- the secD gene encoding protein translocase subunit SecD: MQGKGLITIVAIVLGLICLNELLPTWYASKIEKQATAIAGDNPEKYQKEIAKLSKDTLNLGFTKLYYSKAKDKEMKLGLDLKGGINVLLEINQRDLVNDLTNYSTNPILIEALNKTDEVQKNSTKSYIDNFFDQFETINKAKGTNLKLADPELFGNTTLTEVKYNTPDDQVKSIVKRKIDASVGTAFEVIRTRIDKMGAVQPNVQRVPGTARISVEMPGMKDIDKVKKMLQTSAKLQFWEVQQVPEMAPYFQTLTSMIAIKGDSMGVAKNVNFMNLLHLDKLRTNGVANVKLSDTAAVNKILNSKVGQSLRPANIKYTQFMWGYKPEATDAESLVLYAIRGNINQKAPVDGAVETANISYDELSRVVVDMQMDSKGAKEWKTLTEKNVGKPVAVTLDGRVYTAPNVVNAIPNGRTQISGNFSQEEAKELVDVLGAGKLPAGAKVVQATVVGPSLGQESIDAGVMSFGIAFLLIIVYIIFYYGGAGVYAVIAMIINLFYIFGIMDSVDATLTLPGIAGIVLTMAMAVDTNVIIYERTKEELFAGKSILEAYKDGFKHALSAIVDGHLTTLLTAGVLFLFGTGPIKGFALTLGIGILMTFFTSVLISRAMIFSRLNKGKQLSVWTGATKNLFRNTWIDFIGKRKYAYIISAVLTVVSIASIAIHGFKYGIDFTGGRNYVVRFDKNVNAEEIEGKLVTMFKTEDGKNSSVEAKTFGSDNQLKISTDYLIDDESLKADQTVEQKLYDGLKTSLPANTTMKDFKAPEKGHVGIISSEKVGPTVADDIKTHGILAVVAALGGIFIYILIRFRKWQFSLGAVAALFHDAVIILGAYSLLHKFMPFNMEINQDFVAAILTVLGYSINDTVIIFDRIREYLREKKSLTLAGLFDDSISSTLGRTFNTSFTTILVILAIFIFGGDNLRGFMFAMLIGIGFGTYSSIFIASAIAYDFLKTGKEDEVHGKTTSDKEVLTSK, translated from the coding sequence ATGCAAGGAAAAGGACTTATTACAATTGTTGCTATTGTACTAGGGTTGATTTGCTTAAACGAGCTATTACCAACATGGTACGCCAGCAAAATTGAAAAGCAGGCAACTGCTATTGCAGGAGACAATCCGGAGAAGTATCAGAAAGAAATTGCAAAACTTTCTAAGGATACGCTGAATCTAGGATTCACAAAACTTTATTATTCTAAAGCCAAAGACAAGGAAATGAAACTTGGTCTTGACTTGAAAGGAGGGATCAACGTCCTTTTGGAGATCAACCAAAGAGACTTGGTGAATGATTTAACAAATTATTCTACAAACCCGATTCTTATTGAGGCTTTAAACAAAACTGATGAAGTTCAGAAGAATTCTACAAAATCTTACATCGACAATTTCTTCGACCAGTTCGAAACGATTAACAAAGCTAAAGGTACAAACCTTAAGTTGGCAGACCCGGAACTTTTCGGGAATACTACACTTACAGAGGTGAAGTACAACACTCCTGATGATCAGGTGAAAAGCATTGTTAAAAGAAAAATCGATGCATCTGTAGGTACAGCTTTTGAGGTAATCAGAACGAGAATCGATAAAATGGGTGCTGTGCAGCCAAACGTTCAGAGAGTACCGGGTACTGCAAGAATTTCTGTGGAAATGCCGGGTATGAAGGACATCGATAAAGTGAAAAAGATGCTTCAGACTTCTGCAAAACTTCAGTTCTGGGAAGTACAGCAAGTTCCTGAAATGGCACCGTATTTCCAGACTTTAACGTCTATGATTGCTATTAAAGGTGATTCTATGGGAGTTGCAAAGAATGTAAACTTCATGAATCTTTTACACCTTGACAAACTGAGAACAAATGGTGTTGCCAATGTAAAATTGTCTGATACTGCTGCTGTAAACAAGATCTTGAACAGCAAAGTGGGTCAGTCTTTACGTCCGGCTAACATTAAATATACACAATTCATGTGGGGTTACAAACCTGAAGCAACTGATGCTGAAAGTTTAGTATTGTATGCAATCAGAGGTAACATTAATCAAAAAGCTCCTGTAGATGGTGCTGTTGAAACTGCTAATATTAGCTATGATGAGTTGAGCAGAGTAGTAGTAGACATGCAGATGGATTCTAAAGGTGCTAAAGAATGGAAAACTTTAACTGAGAAAAACGTTGGTAAGCCGGTTGCTGTTACATTGGACGGAAGAGTTTATACTGCTCCGAATGTTGTAAATGCAATTCCTAACGGTAGAACTCAAATCTCAGGTAACTTCTCTCAGGAAGAAGCTAAAGAATTGGTTGACGTTTTAGGAGCTGGTAAATTGCCTGCAGGTGCAAAAGTAGTTCAGGCTACTGTTGTAGGACCGTCATTAGGACAAGAGTCTATTGATGCAGGGGTGATGTCTTTCGGTATCGCATTCTTACTGATTATAGTTTATATCATTTTCTATTACGGTGGTGCAGGTGTGTACGCTGTAATTGCAATGATCATCAACTTATTCTATATCTTCGGAATTATGGATTCTGTTGACGCAACTCTTACACTTCCTGGTATCGCGGGTATCGTTCTTACAATGGCGATGGCGGTAGATACGAACGTAATTATTTATGAAAGAACGAAGGAAGAATTATTTGCAGGAAAAAGTATTTTGGAAGCTTATAAAGATGGTTTCAAACATGCTTTGAGTGCAATTGTTGATGGTCACTTAACAACGTTATTAACGGCTGGAGTACTTTTCCTTTTTGGAACAGGACCTATTAAAGGTTTTGCTTTAACTTTAGGAATCGGTATCTTGATGACTTTCTTTACTTCGGTATTGATTTCAAGAGCAATGATCTTCTCTAGGCTGAATAAAGGAAAACAACTTTCTGTGTGGACGGGTGCTACAAAAAATCTATTCAGAAATACTTGGATCGATTTCATCGGAAAAAGAAAATATGCTTATATCATTTCTGCTGTTCTTACTGTAGTTTCTATCGCATCTATTGCAATCCACGGATTCAAATACGGTATCGACTTTACAGGAGGTAGAAATTATGTTGTAAGATTTGATAAAAATGTGAATGCTGAAGAAATAGAAGGTAAATTAGTTACAATGTTTAAAACTGAAGACGGTAAAAACTCTTCTGTTGAAGCTAAAACTTTCGGAAGCGACAACCAGTTGAAAATCTCTACAGATTACCTTATCGATGACGAATCTTTGAAAGCTGACCAGACTGTTGAGCAGAAATTATACGATGGTTTAAAAACAAGCCTTCCTGCAAATACAACAATGAAAGATTTCAAAGCTCCGGAAAAAGGTCACGTTGGAATTATTTCTTCTGAAAAAGTAGGTCCTACGGTAGCGGATGATATTAAAACTCATGGTATTCTGGCAGTAGTTGCTGCTTTGGGAGGTATCTTTATCTATATCTTAATCAGATTTAGAAAATGGCAGTTCTCTCTTGGTGCTGTTGCAGCGTTGTTCCACGATGCGGTTATTATTTTGGGGGCGTATTCATTGCTTCACAAATTCATGCCGTTCAACATGGAAATCAACCAGGATTTCGTTGCTGCGATCTTGACGGTATTAGGGTATTCGATCAATGATACGGTAATTATCTTCGACAGAATTAGAGAATATTTAAGAGAGAAGAAATCGTTAACATTAGCAGGTTTATTCGATGACTCTATTTCTAGTACATTGGGTAGAACGTTCAACACGTCATTTACTACAATTCTAGTAATTTTAGCGATCTTCATTTTTGGAGGAGACAACTTAAGAGGATTTATGTTTGCGATGTTAATCGGTATCGGATTTGGTACATATTCATCAATCTTTATTGCATCGGCTATTGCCTATGACTTCCTGAAAACAGGAAAAGAAGATGAAGTACACGGTAAAACGACTTCCGACAAAGAAGTACTTACTTCAAAATAA
- a CDS encoding PQQ-dependent sugar dehydrogenase: protein MKKLLFCASIFSWLITNAQSISLEEFATGFTAPVEIVNANDSRMFVVQQNGIIRIVQPNGTINATNFLNIGSKITYGGERGLLGLAFHPQYSTNGYFFVYYNDTNGNITVARYTRSSNPDVADPTTEKIILNQAKPFDNHNGGSIHFAPDGYLWIVTGDGGSGGDPNNNAQNKNSLLGKLLRLDINSTGPYNIPPGNPFVGVDGADEIWAYGLRNAWKFNFDTTSGNVMITDVGQGQIEEINRMPLTQAGLNYGWRCYEGNSAYNTAGCATQSTMTFPVAAYNHSGGKCSITGGYIYRGTQFPALQGRYIFADYCSTQIGILNPDDSITWTSAFSGNNFSTFGVNNLNELFVASVNNGKIFKVTTTTTLGTQENDLSTQIKVYPNPASKKVFIEGLKDKNTSIEIISFEGRKVLEQAKLDNDNSINISGIPAGVYFINLNSGNMKNYSKKIIIK from the coding sequence ATGAAAAAACTACTTTTTTGTGCAAGCATTTTTTCTTGGCTCATTACTAATGCCCAAAGTATTAGCCTGGAAGAATTTGCAACAGGATTTACTGCACCTGTCGAAATCGTAAATGCCAATGACAGCAGGATGTTTGTCGTTCAGCAAAACGGGATTATCAGAATCGTACAACCCAACGGAACAATTAATGCTACTAATTTTTTAAACATCGGTTCGAAAATCACTTATGGCGGCGAAAGAGGCCTTTTAGGATTAGCTTTTCACCCTCAATACTCGACAAACGGGTATTTTTTTGTGTATTATAACGATACAAATGGGAATATCACCGTCGCAAGGTACACAAGAAGCTCAAATCCTGATGTAGCAGACCCAACTACCGAAAAAATTATTTTAAACCAAGCCAAACCATTCGATAATCACAATGGCGGAAGTATTCATTTTGCTCCGGATGGTTATTTATGGATTGTTACAGGTGACGGCGGAAGTGGCGGCGATCCGAACAACAATGCCCAAAATAAAAACTCTCTTTTAGGAAAACTTTTAAGACTTGATATTAACTCTACGGGACCTTACAATATTCCCCCGGGAAATCCTTTTGTAGGAGTTGACGGTGCTGATGAAATTTGGGCTTACGGATTACGAAATGCATGGAAATTTAATTTTGACACAACTTCCGGAAATGTAATGATTACAGATGTAGGACAAGGGCAAATTGAAGAAATAAACAGAATGCCTCTTACTCAGGCCGGGCTCAATTACGGATGGAGATGTTACGAAGGAAATAGTGCTTATAATACAGCAGGCTGTGCAACCCAGTCTACAATGACGTTTCCGGTAGCGGCTTATAATCACTCAGGAGGAAAATGCTCTATTACAGGAGGTTACATTTACAGAGGAACACAATTTCCCGCTTTGCAGGGAAGATATATTTTTGCAGATTACTGCTCAACACAAATAGGGATTTTAAATCCGGACGATTCAATAACTTGGACTTCAGCATTTTCCGGAAATAATTTTTCAACATTCGGAGTTAATAATCTAAACGAATTATTTGTTGCATCCGTAAATAATGGAAAAATTTTCAAAGTTACAACGACAACAACTTTGGGAACTCAGGAAAATGATCTTTCAACCCAGATAAAAGTTTATCCGAATCCTGCCTCAAAAAAAGTTTTCATTGAAGGCTTAAAAGATAAGAATACCTCTATTGAAATTATCAGTTTCGAGGGAAGAAAAGTTTTAGAACAAGCAAAACTTGACAATGATAACAGTATAAATATTTCAGGAATCCCTGCAGGTGTTTATTTTATTAATCTAAATTCAGGAAATATGAAAAATTATAGCAAAAAAATAATTATTAAATAA
- the hemN gene encoding oxygen-independent coproporphyrinogen III oxidase: MNSLIDKYNIPGPRYTSYPTVPYWDESSFSPELWKQSVIRTFKETNAEEGISIYIHLPFCEALCTFCACHKRITKQHSVEIPYLESVLKEWQLYLQLFDEKPKLKELHLGGGTPTFFSPKNLKTLLEGIFETVEIAEHQEFSFEGHPNNTTREHLETLYGLGFRRVSFGVQDYDPKVQKAINRIQPFEKVKEVTEWAKEIGYRGISHDLVFGLPHQSWEAMENTIRKTMELKPDRLAFYSYAHVPWIKGVGQRGFDENDLPSGEEKRRLYEDGKKLLEDLGYIEVGMDHFALEHDDLYQSLIQKKLHRNFMGYTSSKTQLMVGLGMSAISDSWYAFGQNIKTVEEYQKMVEEGEIPVVKGHILNQEDLIVRRHILNLMCQLETTFDINNSFPELENAFEMLKEMEKDELVEIHEHQIKITEKGRAFTRNVAMVFDLRMMRNKPETRIFSMTI; this comes from the coding sequence ATGAATTCTTTAATAGATAAATATAATATTCCGGGACCACGGTACACCTCTTATCCTACAGTTCCTTATTGGGATGAAAGTTCTTTCTCTCCGGAATTGTGGAAGCAAAGTGTCATCAGGACTTTTAAGGAAACAAATGCAGAGGAAGGAATTTCTATTTATATTCACCTTCCTTTTTGTGAAGCTTTATGTACGTTTTGCGCTTGTCACAAACGTATTACAAAGCAGCATAGTGTAGAAATCCCTTATCTGGAAAGCGTTTTGAAAGAGTGGCAGCTATATCTTCAGCTTTTTGATGAAAAGCCAAAACTGAAAGAACTTCACTTAGGTGGAGGAACTCCGACTTTTTTCTCTCCAAAAAATTTAAAAACATTATTGGAAGGGATTTTTGAAACGGTTGAAATTGCAGAACATCAAGAATTCTCTTTCGAAGGGCATCCAAATAATACTACAAGAGAACATCTTGAAACATTATATGGTTTAGGTTTTAGAAGAGTAAGTTTTGGGGTTCAGGATTATGATCCGAAGGTTCAGAAAGCAATCAATAGAATTCAGCCTTTTGAAAAAGTGAAAGAAGTTACGGAATGGGCAAAAGAAATCGGATACAGAGGGATTAGTCATGATCTGGTTTTCGGACTTCCACATCAAAGTTGGGAAGCGATGGAAAATACCATCCGTAAAACAATGGAATTGAAACCGGATCGATTGGCATTTTATTCTTACGCTCACGTTCCTTGGATAAAAGGTGTCGGACAAAGAGGTTTTGACGAAAATGACCTTCCAAGTGGTGAAGAAAAACGCCGTTTGTATGAAGATGGTAAAAAATTACTCGAAGATTTAGGATATATAGAAGTTGGTATGGACCATTTTGCATTGGAACATGATGATTTGTACCAGTCTTTAATTCAAAAGAAACTGCACAGAAACTTCATGGGCTATACTTCAAGTAAAACCCAACTAATGGTAGGTCTTGGCATGTCTGCGATTTCAGATTCATGGTATGCTTTCGGACAAAATATAAAAACAGTGGAAGAGTATCAGAAAATGGTTGAAGAAGGTGAAATTCCTGTGGTAAAAGGGCATATTCTGAATCAAGAGGATCTTATTGTAAGAAGACATATTCTTAATCTGATGTGTCAGTTAGAAACAACTTTTGACATTAATAATTCTTTTCCTGAACTGGAAAATGCATTTGAAATGTTGAAAGAAATGGAAAAAGACGAATTAGTTGAAATTCATGAACATCAGATAAAAATAACAGAAAAAGGAAGAGCATTTACAAGAAATGTGGCGATGGTTTTTGATCTTAGAATGATGAGAAATAAGCCTGAGACGAGAATTTTCTCAATGACGATCTAG
- a CDS encoding sialate O-acetylesterase, with translation MKNFKIFFLLLIPALFYSQKIRVFILAGQSNMNGFGYNKDLPNDLKSFKDVYIFQGNSVLDGDLNGGTGKWDVLKPGNGIGFKIDGKTNILSDRFGLELSFAKKMKELFPDDKIALIKYAREGTSIDSLAKGNFGCWDSDFNGANGLNQYDNFLKTVKNALSENDIDKDGKKDIIVPSGILWMQGEGDASYDETIANRYYDHLKILMNQMRAAMLSDDLPVVIGKISDSGKDKSGRVWKMGELVQYAQEKFVLNDKNAAIVRSTKNYGYGNDPWHYNSVGYIDMGQKFAEEVFRLIINFEKRP, from the coding sequence ATGAAAAACTTTAAAATATTCTTTCTTTTATTAATTCCGGCTTTATTTTATAGTCAAAAAATACGTGTTTTCATTCTTGCAGGACAATCCAACATGAATGGTTTCGGATATAATAAAGATCTTCCAAATGATTTAAAATCATTTAAAGATGTATATATTTTTCAGGGAAATTCTGTTCTGGATGGAGATCTAAATGGCGGAACAGGAAAATGGGACGTTTTGAAACCCGGAAACGGGATAGGTTTTAAAATTGATGGAAAAACAAACATACTTTCAGACAGGTTCGGTTTGGAATTGTCTTTTGCTAAAAAAATGAAAGAACTTTTTCCTGATGACAAAATTGCTCTGATAAAATATGCACGAGAAGGAACTTCTATTGACAGTCTTGCAAAAGGAAATTTCGGATGTTGGGATTCTGACTTTAACGGTGCAAACGGATTAAATCAATACGACAATTTTTTAAAAACCGTAAAAAATGCCTTATCCGAAAATGATATTGATAAAGATGGAAAGAAAGATATAATCGTTCCTTCCGGAATCCTCTGGATGCAGGGTGAAGGTGATGCAAGTTATGATGAAACTATTGCGAATCGCTATTACGACCATTTGAAAATTTTAATGAATCAAATGAGAGCAGCAATGTTATCTGATGATCTTCCTGTTGTGATCGGGAAAATCTCAGATTCGGGAAAAGATAAATCAGGCAGAGTTTGGAAAATGGGAGAGTTGGTACAATATGCTCAGGAGAAATTTGTGCTGAATGATAAAAACGCCGCAATTGTAAGATCAACTAAAAATTATGGTTATGGAAACGATCCATGGCATTATAACAGTGTTGGTTATATCGATATGGGACAAAAATTTGCTGAAGAAGTATTTAGACTCATTATAAATTTCGAAAAAAGACCCTAA
- a CDS encoding WD40/YVTN/BNR-like repeat-containing protein: MKKLLPFLFSFSGVFIFSQQIESFETILNDKISIRALEVDADKVWYSGTDSKLGFVNVKNVKDQKQIKLSEDKLQFRTLAQDKDSLYAVNIESPAYFFKIDKKNLKYQRVFTDMSKAAFYDAFHFVNKKLAFAFSDTDDNRLKLTMYKDGQWSFFENKIKLNPGEAAFAASNTNIASTRKYLWVATGGKSSRILRLNFKSEEIKIFNTPFIQGESSQGMYSIDFYDDKFGIAVGGDYTKQAANINNIATTNDGGETWQVQASGQNAGYTTCVKIKPNSKGKEIISVGDQHISYSSDFGKTWKKISDEKGFFVCKWMDENTVVFAGKDKISVMKLKF; this comes from the coding sequence ATGAAAAAGCTTTTACCATTTTTATTTTCATTCTCAGGGGTTTTTATATTTTCCCAGCAGATAGAAAGTTTTGAGACAATTCTTAATGATAAAATAAGCATCAGAGCTTTGGAAGTTGATGCTGATAAAGTCTGGTACAGTGGAACAGATTCAAAGTTAGGATTTGTGAATGTAAAGAATGTCAAAGATCAGAAACAAATTAAATTATCTGAAGACAAGCTTCAATTCAGAACGTTGGCCCAAGATAAAGATTCTCTATACGCTGTAAATATTGAAAGTCCGGCTTATTTTTTTAAGATTGATAAAAAAAATTTAAAATACCAACGTGTTTTTACTGATATGAGTAAAGCTGCATTTTATGATGCTTTTCATTTTGTCAATAAAAAACTGGCTTTCGCTTTTAGTGATACAGATGATAATAGATTGAAGCTGACTATGTACAAAGATGGCCAATGGAGTTTTTTTGAAAATAAAATAAAATTAAATCCTGGTGAAGCGGCATTTGCGGCAAGCAATACCAATATCGCTTCAACAAGAAAATATTTGTGGGTGGCCACAGGCGGAAAATCTTCACGAATTTTAAGATTGAATTTTAAAAGTGAAGAAATCAAAATATTCAACACGCCTTTTATTCAGGGAGAATCTTCGCAGGGAATGTATTCAATAGATTTTTATGATGATAAATTCGGTATTGCAGTCGGCGGAGATTATACCAAACAGGCCGCAAATATCAACAATATTGCAACAACAAATGATGGCGGTGAAACATGGCAAGTGCAGGCTTCTGGGCAAAATGCAGGATATACAACGTGTGTGAAAATTAAACCGAACTCTAAAGGAAAAGAAATTATTTCTGTGGGTGACCAACACATCAGTTATTCTTCAGACTTTGGAAAAACATGGAAGAAAATTTCAGATGAAAAAGGATTTTTTGTATGTAAATGGATGGATGAAAATACAGTTGTTTTTGCCGGAAAAGATAAAATTTCTGTAATGAAATTGAAGTTTTAA
- a CDS encoding APC family permease yields MSKIWVKKPMSAYEADIKKSQLKRVLGKWSLTAIGIGAIIGGGIFVLTGTGAYYNAGPALALSFVIAGIACVFAALCYAEFASILPVEGSAYAYAYGTVGEIFAWIIGWGLILEYAMGSMTVAVSWSGYFSKLLKMFGLHLPDYLTMDPQTYIAAGNSGFSMNLPAFCIVLFVISILLRGTKGAAKANNFIVVLKVSAIIFVIIAGAFFINPENWTPFIPEATVITENGVSHNAYGFGGVVAGASAIFFAYVGFDAVSTQAGEAINPKKDVPFAIIASLIICTLLYILVSLVLTGMMHYTDFNPLGKYPDAIKAPVAYAFDIAGQAWAGYIITVAATVGLISVLMVMIMGQSRIFLGMSKDGLIPATFSKVNPETGVPTKNLLILGIVISVIASLTPINELAHMTSFGTLFAFTMVCVAVWVLRVKEPNLQRNFKVPALPVIACCGIAINIYLIINLSKEAQMYSLGWLLIGFIIYFLYSKRNSKLQNGGYGETFKAEQEPLEKPDLD; encoded by the coding sequence ATGTCTAAAATTTGGGTTAAAAAACCAATGAGCGCCTATGAAGCTGATATCAAAAAGAGTCAGCTGAAACGCGTTTTAGGAAAATGGAGCCTTACTGCCATTGGGATCGGAGCTATTATTGGTGGCGGAATCTTTGTACTTACAGGAACGGGAGCTTACTATAATGCAGGACCTGCATTGGCGCTTTCTTTTGTAATTGCAGGGATCGCCTGTGTGTTTGCAGCTTTGTGTTATGCAGAGTTTGCTTCTATTCTTCCCGTTGAAGGTTCTGCTTATGCTTATGCATATGGAACTGTAGGTGAAATTTTCGCATGGATCATCGGATGGGGATTGATTTTGGAATATGCGATGGGATCTATGACGGTCGCCGTTTCCTGGTCGGGATATTTCAGTAAACTCCTCAAAATGTTTGGTTTGCATCTTCCAGATTATCTCACCATGGATCCACAAACCTATATTGCAGCCGGAAACTCTGGTTTTTCAATGAATTTGCCGGCATTTTGTATTGTTTTATTTGTAATTTCAATTTTATTGAGAGGAACTAAAGGAGCTGCAAAAGCAAATAATTTCATTGTAGTATTAAAAGTTTCTGCAATTATTTTTGTAATCATCGCAGGAGCATTTTTCATTAACCCTGAAAACTGGACTCCTTTCATTCCTGAAGCGACAGTAATTACTGAGAATGGTGTTTCACATAACGCTTATGGCTTTGGTGGTGTTGTTGCGGGGGCTTCGGCTATTTTCTTTGCCTATGTTGGTTTTGATGCCGTTTCCACACAAGCAGGAGAAGCAATTAACCCTAAAAAAGATGTGCCTTTTGCGATTATCGCTTCATTGATAATCTGTACACTTTTATATATATTGGTATCTCTAGTTTTAACAGGGATGATGCATTATACAGACTTCAATCCGCTTGGTAAATATCCTGATGCAATTAAAGCTCCTGTAGCTTATGCATTTGATATTGCCGGTCAGGCTTGGGCTGGTTACATAATCACAGTTGCTGCAACAGTAGGTTTAATTTCTGTATTAATGGTAATGATCATGGGACAGTCAAGAATTTTCTTAGGAATGTCTAAAGACGGGTTGATTCCTGCTACATTCTCAAAAGTAAATCCTGAAACAGGAGTTCCTACAAAAAACCTTCTTATTTTAGGTATTGTTATTTCAGTTATTGCATCTTTAACACCAATTAATGAGCTTGCTCACATGACAAGTTTCGGAACATTATTTGCGTTTACAATGGTTTGTGTAGCAGTTTGGGTATTGAGAGTAAAAGAACCGAATTTACAGAGAAATTTCAAAGTTCCTGCTTTACCGGTAATTGCTTGTTGTGGTATCGCAATTAATATTTATCTGATCATTAATCTAAGTAAAGAGGCTCAGATGTATTCTTTAGGTTGGCTATTGATAGGATTTATAATTTACTTCCTTTATAGTAAAAGAAACTCTAAACTTCAGAACGGAGGTTACGGAGAAACTTTCAAGGCAGAACAAGAGCCTTTGGAAAAACCAGATTTAGATTAA
- the pnuC gene encoding nicotinamide riboside transporter PnuC, producing the protein MNLYDLFVKPYESYTTLQIFLESFAAVFGILSVYFSIKKNIWLYPTGIVSTLIYVYILFNFGLLGDCMINVYYTVMSVYGWILWAKSSEDHIHVDVMWATKKEWVYGILLFLLSLILVTVIYYYKPYIDNQFSMEGTNLGLYHLDCGNWLDVVTTSIFLVGMWFMAKRRIENWIFWIIGDFICMPMMIYKGLGITSVQYLVFTIMAIQGYVSWKKSFKKKSS; encoded by the coding sequence ATGAATTTATACGATCTTTTCGTAAAACCTTACGAAAGCTATACAACGCTACAAATTTTCTTAGAATCGTTCGCTGCGGTCTTCGGAATTCTAAGTGTTTATTTTTCCATTAAAAAAAATATCTGGCTTTATCCTACAGGAATTGTTTCTACTTTAATATATGTTTACATTCTTTTCAATTTCGGATTGCTGGGGGATTGCATGATTAATGTTTATTATACCGTGATGAGTGTTTACGGATGGATTTTGTGGGCAAAAAGTTCTGAAGACCATATTCATGTTGATGTAATGTGGGCTACAAAAAAAGAATGGGTGTATGGAATTTTACTTTTTTTATTAAGTTTGATTCTAGTCACTGTAATTTATTATTATAAACCTTATATTGATAATCAGTTTTCCATGGAAGGTACAAATCTCGGATTGTATCATCTCGATTGTGGAAATTGGCTGGATGTGGTGACCACTTCAATATTTTTAGTAGGTATGTGGTTTATGGCGAAAAGACGCATTGAGAACTGGATTTTCTGGATCATTGGAGATTTTATTTGTATGCCTATGATGATTTATAAAGGTCTAGGAATCACTTCGGTTCAATATTTGGTATTTACTATAATGGCGATCCAGGGATACGTCAGTTGGAAAAAAAGTTTTAAGAAAAAAAGTTCATAA
- the dapF gene encoding diaminopimelate epimerase, with the protein MEFYKYQGTGNDFVMIDNRDLQFPKEKDIIEKLCDRRFGIGADGLILLENDDNYDFKMVYYNSDGGESTMCGNGGRCLVAFAFFLDIFEYKCRFIAIDGEHDAEIHNGIVKLKMIDVETISNDGEGTVMNTGSPHYVKYVEDLVNYNVFAEGNGIRNSENYKEKGINVNFVEKITDDEIFVRTYERGVENETFSCGTGVTASALTFLQNNNLISVKVKTLGGNLRVYAEKSGDSFQNIWLEGPARQVFRGKVDLI; encoded by the coding sequence ATGGAATTTTATAAATATCAAGGCACAGGAAATGATTTTGTAATGATTGATAATCGTGATCTTCAGTTTCCTAAAGAAAAAGACATTATCGAAAAATTGTGCGACAGACGCTTCGGAATCGGTGCGGATGGGCTTATTCTCCTGGAAAATGATGACAATTATGATTTTAAAATGGTCTACTACAATTCTGACGGAGGAGAAAGTACGATGTGCGGAAACGGAGGAAGATGTCTGGTTGCCTTTGCTTTTTTTCTTGATATTTTTGAATATAAATGCAGATTCATTGCCATTGATGGTGAACATGACGCAGAAATCCACAACGGAATCGTAAAATTAAAAATGATCGATGTAGAAACCATTTCCAATGATGGAGAAGGCACAGTTATGAATACCGGTTCCCCACATTATGTAAAATACGTTGAAGATTTAGTGAATTACAATGTTTTCGCAGAAGGAAATGGCATCAGAAATTCGGAAAATTATAAAGAAAAAGGAATCAATGTGAATTTTGTAGAAAAAATTACAGATGATGAGATTTTCGTAAGAACCTATGAACGAGGAGTTGAGAATGAAACTTTCAGTTGCGGAACGGGAGTTACGGCTTCGGCTTTAACTTTCCTGCAAAATAATAATCTAATCTCTGTAAAAGTTAAAACTTTAGGGGGTAATCTTAGAGTTTATGCTGAAAAAAGCGGAGATTCTTTCCAAAATATTTGGCTTGAAGGTCCTGCAAGACAGGTTTTTAGAGGTAAAGTAGATCTTATTTAA